A portion of the Sabethes cyaneus chromosome 3, idSabCyanKW18_F2, whole genome shotgun sequence genome contains these proteins:
- the LOC128742679 gene encoding daxx-like protein produces MDPSSIIVLDSSDEESGEPKRRKLGGPPGQPAASAVNGGGQHRLKLPPEPGSNIKRIKPITIATNLSKESDNNNRPAVNENFASISYSDEWEKNLQKYQQIISDHERSRQLQQQQQQQSQLAKKKSPLSSVVEEEVGDRKTATPGSSTADSHSTSRSEKKKERKNDLERNPIGKEFGELLDACRKADSSPEMELLLQKKLIKYYECVHPDFINSKSFKKTLAAVTEEVLASPELVYLKLASIVEELNIRRKSRNSVMTNENVTSTGNEKKDNQIRRLNRALYILKKRIAKLEEMEVDFDEDINSAYMMEERYKKRAFEIYEKICDITGESKHAHRIVRKPVHFDGTHYPEFNRTIQTFVNRTNTFPDFFDVLKCLQHCNSQYGYRMKRDEMTKIAQDAFIKIGRLLQKRRKTDLYETVSYYTGAEKDPAVVDRKLLEKLEDNKKHYGKIGDIIDKFARVQDRDTDDEADAGGAASSHNSKPSSSKAGGIVPTKVKSAIVTSSSKDSGSRSTSPPASCPGTKSTNSPSESSASPTAGDKDANNSSSENKPEDEKIDADKSLEIVTPPDEVDDDEDDEEDEEEDEMLIKENVKPDTFDDIEISDDEELIVPTS; encoded by the exons TCCGGAGAGCCAAAACGACGGAAACTGGGTGGCCCGCCGGGGCAGCCGGCTGCTTCGGCCGTCAACGGTGGTGGTCAGCACCGGCTGAAGCTACCACCCGAACCCGGAAGCAATATCAAGCGTATAAAGCCAATCACGATCGctaccaatttgagcaaggaaTCCGACAATAACAATCGTCCCGCGGTGAACGAAAACTTTGCCTCCATCAGCTACTCGGACGAGTgggaaaaaaatctgcaaaagtATCAGCAAATCATAAGCGACCACGAACGATCACgccagctgcagcagcagcaacagcagcagtcaCAGCTCGCCAAAAAGAAATCGCCCCTTTCGTCGGTAGTCGAGGAAGAGGTTGGCGATCGCAAGACTGCTACGCCCGGAAGCAGTACTGCCGATTCGCACTCCACTAGTCGATCGGAGAAAAAGAAGGAACGGAAAAATGATCTGGAAAGGAATCCGATCGGAAAAGAGTTCGGTGAACTGTTGGATGCTTGTCGAAAGGCAGATTCGTCACCGGAAATGGAACTTCTGTTACAAAAGAAACTAATCAAGTACTACGAGTGCGTCCATCCGGATTTTATCAACTCGAAAAGCTTTAAGAAAACGCTGGCTGCTGTAACGGAGGAGGTTTTGGCTAGTCCGGAGCTGGTTTATCTAAAACTAGCGAGTATCGTGGAGGAGTTGAATATTCGTCGCAAATCGAGGAACTCGGTGATGACAAACGAAAACGTTACCAGCactggaaacgagaaaaaggaCAATCAGATTCGCCGGCTGAATCGAGCGTTATACATTCTGAAAAAACGCATCGCCAAGCTGGAGGAAATGGAAGTTGATTTCGACGAGGACATCAACTCTGCCTATATGATGGAGGAGCGCTACAAGAAGCGGGCATTCGAAATCTACGAAAAGATCTGTGATATTACGGGGGAAAGCAAACACGCACACCGGATCGTTCGGAAGCCAGTCCACTTCGATGGAACGCACTATCCGGAGTTTAACCGTACCATTCAGACGTTCGTTAACCGGACAAACACGTTTCCGGATTTTTTCGATGTGCTGAAGTGCTTGCAGCACTGCAACAGTCAGTACGGTTACCGTATGAAGCGGGATGAGATGACCAAAATCGCCCAGGATGCTTTCATCAAGATTGGCCGGTTGCTGCAGAAGCGCCGAAAGACGGATCTCTACGAAACGGTTTCGTACTACACGGGAGCGGAAAAGGATCCGGCAGTAGTGGACCGAAAGCTGCTGGAAAAGCTAGAGGATAATAAGAAGCATTACGGGAAGATTGGAGATATTATCGATAA GTTTGCACGGGTGCAGGACCGTGATACGGACGATGAAGCCGATGCGGGTGGTGCTGCATCAAGCCATAATTCGAAACCGTCCAGCAGTAAAGCAGGAGGAATAGTACCGACTAAAGTGAAATCCGCCATAGTAACCAGTAGTTCAAAAGACAGTGGAAGCAGATCTACGTCGCCCCCTGCGAGCTGCCCCGGCACGAAAAGTACGAATTCGCCGAGTGAAAGCAGTGCTAGTCCAACCGCAGGTGACAAAGACGCAAACAATTCGAGCAGTGAGAATAAACCGGAagacgaaaaaatagatgcgGACAAAAGTCTCGAAATCGTTACACCTCCTGACGAGGTTGATGACGACGAAGACGATGAAGAGGATGAGGAAGAAGACGAGATGCTCATCAAGGAGAACGTTAAACCGGACACCTTCGATGACATCGAAATTTCCGACGACGAAGAACTGATTGTACCCACGTCTTAG
- the LOC128742281 gene encoding 40S ribosomal protein S21: MENDAGEFVDLYCPRKCSSSNRIIHAKDHASIQINIVDVNPETGRMLETSKVYAICGEIRRMGESDDCIVRLAKKDGLLTKNY, encoded by the exons atggaaaacgacGCCGGAGAATTCGTTGATTTGTACTGCCCAAGGAAGTG CTCTTCCAGCAACCGAATCATTCACGCTAAGGACCATGCCTCGATTCAGATCAACATTGTCGATGTGAACCCGGAAACCGGCCGCATGCTCGAAACCTCCAAGGTATACGCCATCTGCGGCGAAATCCGCCGTATGGGTGAATCGGACGACTGCATCGTCCGGCTTGCCAAGAAGGACGGTTTGCTGACCAA GAACTACTAA